Below is a window of Nocardia asteroides DNA.
GCGGCGAACGCCTGGTCGACGACCTTCGCGTGCGACTCGGTGTCGAGCGCGTCGAAGTCGATGACGTCGACCTCGGTCGCGCCCGCAGCCTTCAGCGTGGTCACCGCGCCCTCGAGCAGCGGGTCGCCGGGCAGGTTGGCCAGCACGATCCGGGCCGGGCTCTTGCTCAGGTACTCGGCGCAGATCGCCAGACCGATCTCGGAGGTGCCGCCGAACAGCAGGATGGTCTGCGGGTTGCCAACTGCGTTGATCACTGGAGCTCCAGCCTCCTGGCCATATCGGACATGAAAACGCCGGTCGGGTCGACGCTGCGGCGGACCTTGATCCACTCGTCGATCCGCGGGTACATCTTGTGGAAGGTCTCGGCGGTGGTGCGCGAGTCCTTCGCGGTGTAGAGCCGTCCGCCGAATTCGAGCACACGCCGGTCCAGATCGGTGACGAACTCGTTGAGTCCGCGCGAGATCGGGAAGTCGACGCAGATGTTCCAGCCCTCCATCGGGAAGCTCAACGGTGCCTGATTACCCGGTCCGAACAGCTTGAACACATTCAGGAACGAGTAGAAGCCCGAGCTCTGGATGTCGATGATGATCCGCTTGAACTCCTCCACCGACTCCGGCGGCACCACGAACTGGTACTGCAGGAAGCCGTTGGAACCGTAGCCGCGGTTCCACTCACCCAGCATGTCGAGCGGGTGATAGAACTGCGTCAGGTTCTGGACCTTGCCGCGGTAGGTGCCCGACTTGCGGTACCAGACCTCGCCGATCGGCCCGAAGGTGTACTTGTTGGCCAGGCCGTTGGGGAACACGTCCGGCAGCGTGAAGAAGGTCTTGCCGTTGAACCGCAGCGGGTCCTTCTGCAGCTTCTTGGGCAGCTGGTCGAGCTTGGCCAGGTTGCCGCGCGAGATGGCGGCGCGGCCCAGCTTGGGCAGCGGGGCGATGGCGTCGAACCAGGCCGAGCTGTACTCGTACTTGCCCTCGGAGCCGTCGCTGTGGAAGGCGATGGTCTCGTCCAGCGTCGTGGTGACGTCACCGTCGGCGATGAAGTACGCCGTCTCGGTGGGGGTCATCTCGATGGTGGCCCGCAGGATGATGCCGGTGAGGCCGCAGCCGCCGATGGTCGCCCAGAACAGCTCGGGGTCCGACCCGGCGGTGATGTGACGCACCTCACCGTCGGCGGTCAGCAGGTCCATCGAGCGCACGTGGTTGCCGAAGCTGCCCGCGCTGTGGTGGTTCTTGCCGTGGATGTCGGAGCCGATGGCGCCACCGACGGTGACCTGCCGGGTGCCGGGCAGCACCGGCACCCATAGGCCGAACGGCAGGGCGGCCTTCATCAGCTGGTCGAGATTCACGCCACCGTCGACGTCGACGAGCCGGCTGGCCGAGTCGATCCGGTGGATCTTGTTCAGCGCGGGCATGTCGATGACCAGGCCACCCGCGTTCTGCGAGTTGTCGCCGTAGGAGCGGCCGAGCCCACGCGGGATCACGCCGCGTCGCAGGTGCGCCGGCTTGCTGTCGTTGTCCTCGGCGACCATGCGCACGGCCTGGACGATCAACTCGGGATCGCTGGTCGAGAGCACTTCGGCGGAGGTGGGTGCGGTGCGACCCCATCCGGTGAGCGTGCGGGTCCGCGTAGCGAACGCGCCCTGCTCAGCGGGGGTCGTAATGTTCTCGGACATCGGCTAAGAGGCTACATGCATGGCGGGACACGCGACCGGTCTCGTAGTCTTCCTCACGTGCAAGCCCAACCGCATCTGCCGCTTCCCGCCGAAATTCCGCTGGTCGACGAGCCCGGTGGAACCGACGTAGACCTGAAGACGCAGATCGTGCGGTTCACGCTCACCGGCGGCCTCTCGGCGATCGTCGACTACGGCATCTACAGCCTGCTGCTGAACCTGATCGGCCTGCCGGTGAGCCTGGCCAAGGCGGTCGGGTTCGTCTGCGGCACCACCACCGCGTACCTGATCAACCGGCGCTGGACGTTCAAGGCCGAGCCGAGCCGGGCCAGGTTCATCGCCGTCGTCGTGCTCTACGCGGTGACCTTCGCCGTGCAGATCGGCATCAACGCGGCGCTGTACTTCGCGCTGCCCGGAGAGTGGTGGCGGCAGCCGCTGGCGTTCGTCGTCGCGCAGGGCACCGCCACCGTCATCAACTTCGTCGTGCAGCGTGCGGTGATCTTCAAGATCAAGTAGTCAGCTGGCCTTGGCGGCGGCGGGCGCGGGCTGTTTGCCCGCCTTGACGCCGAAGTAGTCGCCGCCCTTGGCCCGGACGTTGTCGGTGCCCCATTCGCGCCGGTCCCGTGCGACGGGCACCATCTGCGGAATGTGCTTGCGGCAGTGGATGTAGGCCTCTTCCACGTCGACGACGACCCACACCTGCGAGGCACGTCCTCGCTCCGCGGCGGGCAGATCGTCGACGGTCTCGCGTAGCTCACTGTCGGCAACCATGCGCGCCTTGCCGTTGATGTGCAGGCCGATCAGGTCGCGCACGAAATCGATCATCAGAATCCCGACGTGCGGGTTCTCGAGGATGTTGCCGAGGCTGGCCATCACCCCGTTACCCCGGTACTCGGGGTACGCAATCGTGCGTTCGTCGATGACGTGCAGGAACCCCGGTGTCCCCGCGCGGAAGCTGGCGTCACATTCGCCGTGCGCGTCGGCGGTGGAGATGAAGGCCATGTCCATCCGGCCGACGAATTCGACCATCGATGGATTGAGATAGTCGATGACCTGGTCGTCGTAGAAACGTTCGGCCCGGTCGGTGGTGCCCAACGTGTCCTGAAGCTCGTGCTCTCCGTCGCTGCCGACGTGTTTTCCGGGCATCGGGGCCCCCTCTGCTAGCCGAACCGGGTGATGCGGGTTTCGCGCTGAAACCCCCGCTTGTGACCGCAATCTCATCCAGTGTAGGGGAGCATCACAACTCGTGGGGCGTGTCCATTGTTGCGAACGGTACGAAAGTGCGGTTTGCGCAAGGGTTTCCCAGGTAGACCGATCAGGCCGGACCTACCGTCACCGGCACGCCGTTGAAGACCGCGGTGCCCGAGATCGCGTCGACCACCGAATCATCGGTCAGCACATTGGCATTCACGCCGGGCGTCGCGCTGGCAACCGACTGGCTGGTACTCGCGCTGTGGCCCCAGCCGTGCGGCAGGCTCACCACGCCCGGCATGATCGTCGGCGTCTGCTCCACCTGCACGGTCAGCGATCCGGCCGCCGAACTGATCTTCGCCTGCTCGCCGAGCCCGAGCCGGGTCGCGTCGTCGGGATGGATCTGCAGGGTGCAGCGGTTGGACCCGCCGACCAGTCCGGCGATGTTGTGCATCCAGCTGTTGTTGGAGCGCAACTGCCTGCGCCCGATCAGCACCATCTCCGGCGCGCTCGCGGTGAGCCCGGCGCGCAGCCTGGCCACATCGTCGACCAGCTGCGCGGGCGCCAGGTCGACCTTGCCGGACGCGGTGCGCAGGGCACCGGGCAGACGCGGCCGCAACGGGCCCAGATCCAGGCCGTGCGGATTGTCGAGCAGGGTGCGCAGGCTGAGTTCGCCGCCGTTCCACGCGCCGTACGGGCCGAGCTTGAGCATCAGGTCGATGCGCTGTTCGGTGGTGTCGGCGCCCTCCAGCTCGTCGCGGCGCTCGCTCATCCCGGCCTTGTGCAGCATGCCGGCGATGACCAGCTCGTCGACCACCGCGATCGGGCTCGCCGCGCCCTCGCCGTCGTGCGGCTGCCCGCTGACGGCGGCGGCGAGGCGGGCGAGCACCGCCGACTCCGACGGGCGCCCGTCGAGCGGCACCAGCGGCGGCGAGTAGCGCGCGTAGTTGCGCACGGCGAACTGCAACAGCGCGAAGTCGTAGTGCGGCGACTGCACCGAGCGCGGCGGCGGCAGGATGACCGAGGCGTGCCGGGTGGTCTCGTTGACATACCGGTCCACGCTGACCATGAAGTCCAGCTCGGCCAGGCCGCGGTCGAGCCGGGCGCCGCTCGGCGCCGACAGCACCGGGTTGCCCGCGACCGTCACCAGTGCCCGGATCTGGCCGTCGCCCGGGGTTTCGATCTCGTCGGCGAGGGTGGCGACGGGCAGTTCGCCCATCGCCTCGGGCAGGCCGCGGACCCGGCTGGTCCAGCGGCCCGGCCGGAACGGCCGGGACCGGGGGATGCCGCCGGCCGCCGCGGTGGCGAACATGGCGCCGCCGGGTGCGTCGAGGTTGCCGGTGAGTGCGTTGATCGCGTCGACCAGCCACTGGGTGATCGTGCCGAATTCCGCGGTGCAGGTGCCGATCCTGGCGTAGACCGCGGCGGTGGGAGCGGCGGCCAGGTCGCGGGCCAGGCCGCGGATGGTGTCGGCGGGGATCCCGGTGCGCTCGGCCACCGCGTCCGGGGTGAACTCCGCGGCGGTGGCGCGCAGGGTGTCGATGCCGTCGACGTCGAGCCGGACCTCGGTCAGGTTCTCGGCGAACAGGGTGTGGATGATCGCGAACAGCAGGTAGGCGTCGGCGCCGGGCCGGATGTAGAGGTGCCGGTCGGCCACCGCGGCGGTCCTGGTCTCGCGCGGGTCGACCACCACCAGGGTGCCGCCGCGCGCCCGCAGCGCCTTCAACCGGCCGGGGAAGTCCGGCGCGGTGCACAGCGAGCCGTTGGATTCGAGCGGGTTCGCGCCGAGCATCAGCAGGAAGTCGGTGCGGTCGAGGTCGGGGACCGGGACGGTCAGCGGATCGCCGAACATGAGCCCGGCCGCGACCTGCTTGGGCATCTGGTCGGCGGTGCTGGCGGTATAGATGTGCCGGGTGCTCAGCGCGCGGATGAGCGCGGGCAGATACAGCGCCCCCGCCACGGTGTGCGCGTTGGGATTGCCGAGGTAGATGCCGGTGGCGCCGCTGCCGTGCGTCGCGGTGACCTCGGCGAA
It encodes the following:
- a CDS encoding FAD-binding oxidoreductase — its product is MSENITTPAEQGAFATRTRTLTGWGRTAPTSAEVLSTSDPELIVQAVRMVAEDNDSKPAHLRRGVIPRGLGRSYGDNSQNAGGLVIDMPALNKIHRIDSASRLVDVDGGVNLDQLMKAALPFGLWVPVLPGTRQVTVGGAIGSDIHGKNHHSAGSFGNHVRSMDLLTADGEVRHITAGSDPELFWATIGGCGLTGIILRATIEMTPTETAYFIADGDVTTTLDETIAFHSDGSEGKYEYSSAWFDAIAPLPKLGRAAISRGNLAKLDQLPKKLQKDPLRFNGKTFFTLPDVFPNGLANKYTFGPIGEVWYRKSGTYRGKVQNLTQFYHPLDMLGEWNRGYGSNGFLQYQFVVPPESVEEFKRIIIDIQSSGFYSFLNVFKLFGPGNQAPLSFPMEGWNICVDFPISRGLNEFVTDLDRRVLEFGGRLYTAKDSRTTAETFHKMYPRIDEWIKVRRSVDPTGVFMSDMARRLELQ
- a CDS encoding GtrA family protein; the encoded protein is MHGGTRDRSRSLPHVQAQPHLPLPAEIPLVDEPGGTDVDLKTQIVRFTLTGGLSAIVDYGIYSLLLNLIGLPVSLAKAVGFVCGTTTAYLINRRWTFKAEPSRARFIAVVVLYAVTFAVQIGINAALYFALPGEWWRQPLAFVVAQGTATVINFVVQRAVIFKIK
- a CDS encoding pyridoxamine 5'-phosphate oxidase family protein, which gives rise to MPGKHVGSDGEHELQDTLGTTDRAERFYDDQVIDYLNPSMVEFVGRMDMAFISTADAHGECDASFRAGTPGFLHVIDERTIAYPEYRGNGVMASLGNILENPHVGILMIDFVRDLIGLHINGKARMVADSELRETVDDLPAAERGRASQVWVVVDVEEAYIHCRKHIPQMVPVARDRREWGTDNVRAKGGDYFGVKAGKQPAPAAAKAS
- a CDS encoding molybdopterin-dependent oxidoreductase, which produces MAPRTLLRTCPLCEAVCGLTITLDDADRVLSVRGDRDDPFSKGFLCPKGASFGKLDEDPDLVTTPLIREGTEFRAASWDEAFDLIATRFAEVTATHGSGATGIYLGNPNAHTVAGALYLPALIRALSTRHIYTASTADQMPKQVAAGLMFGDPLTVPVPDLDRTDFLLMLGANPLESNGSLCTAPDFPGRLKALRARGGTLVVVDPRETRTAAVADRHLYIRPGADAYLLFAIIHTLFAENLTEVRLDVDGIDTLRATAAEFTPDAVAERTGIPADTIRGLARDLAAAPTAAVYARIGTCTAEFGTITQWLVDAINALTGNLDAPGGAMFATAAAGGIPRSRPFRPGRWTSRVRGLPEAMGELPVATLADEIETPGDGQIRALVTVAGNPVLSAPSGARLDRGLAELDFMVSVDRYVNETTRHASVILPPPRSVQSPHYDFALLQFAVRNYARYSPPLVPLDGRPSESAVLARLAAAVSGQPHDGEGAASPIAVVDELVIAGMLHKAGMSERRDELEGADTTEQRIDLMLKLGPYGAWNGGELSLRTLLDNPHGLDLGPLRPRLPGALRTASGKVDLAPAQLVDDVARLRAGLTASAPEMVLIGRRQLRSNNSWMHNIAGLVGGSNRCTLQIHPDDATRLGLGEQAKISSAAGSLTVQVEQTPTIMPGVVSLPHGWGHSASTSQSVASATPGVNANVLTDDSVVDAISGTAVFNGVPVTVGPA